GTGCTGTGCGGGGGTGAGCGTGTGCGGCCGGGCGGTCGCTGTGCGGACGGGTTCTTCGTCGCGCCCACGTTGATCGAAGGCCTGGGGCCAGCGTGTGCCCTGAATCAGGATGAGATCTTCGGGCCGGTGGCGAGCCTCATGCCCTTCGACACGGAGGAGGAGGCGCTCGCCATTGCCAATGGCACGCCCTTCGGCCTTGCGGCCTCCGTCTTCTCGCAGGACGTGACCCGTTGCCATCGGGTGGCGGCGCAGCTGCAGTCGGGGTTGGTGTGGATCAACACCTGGATGCTGCGGGACCTGCGCACGCCCATGGGCGGTGTCAAACAATCGGGGGTCGGACGCGAGGGCGGTGTGGAGGCGATGCGCTTCTTCACCGAGCCGACTAACGTGTGCATCAAGTACTGACGGAGTGGGGCGATGAGTGATGAGCAGAGCCGCGTGGATGCGGCGGGGGCGCCGGAGCCGGTAGGGGCCTATCCCCACGCGCGTCGCGTGGGCAATCTCCTGTTTCTCTCGGGGCTGGGGCCGCGGGTGAAGGGGAGCAAGGAGATCCCCGGGGTGGTGCTGAACGATGCTGGTGAGGTGGTCGACTACGACATCGAGGCCCAGTGCCACTCCGTGTTTCGCAACGTGCGTGAGGTGCTGGAAGCGGCGGGCGCGCGGTGGGATCAGCTCGTCGACGTAACCGTGTTCCTCACCAACATCCCCCGTGATTTCGAGGCCTACAACCGCCTCTATGCGGAGTACTTCCGCGACGCGTCGCCCTGCCGCACGACGGTGGAGATCACGCGCCTGCCGACCCCCAT
The sequence above is drawn from the Pseudomonadota bacterium genome and encodes:
- a CDS encoding RidA family protein codes for the protein MSDEQSRVDAAGAPEPVGAYPHARRVGNLLFLSGLGPRVKGSKEIPGVVLNDAGEVVDYDIEAQCHSVFRNVREVLEAAGARWDQLVDVTVFLTNIPRDFEAYNRLYAEYFRDASPCRTTVEITRLPTPIAIELKCIAAFDD